GAAGCGAATGCAAGGACAGGgtacatacatttataaagtatataataaacaatggCCTGGTGGTTACTAACTTTATACTTCCACGCAGCTTCAGTTGCTTCTCTTccattttatatgtataattaagaCTTACGAAGGTCTGTAGGATACCTAAGTGAATTGAAAATGCGGTATAGGATCTGGACGTGTCCCTTACGATCATTGTACTCATATCGTTTTGTATGCCTGCTCTGTACGTGAGATATCCTACCGTGTGCTTGTCTAGCTGCATTGCAAGAGCTGCAatcaatattattgtattaaaggAAAGTGTATATCTAATTCTGCAGTGTCTCTGTTTTAATTTCATCGATAAACATACTTCCTACAAGGCCAGGTCTTATTCCTCGCGCGGTAAATTGTAATATGGTAGCGCCATCGCAAAATAATCTTCTTGTTAATGTACGAAAACCTTTTAAAGACACTGTGGGCCCATTCCCTGCACCTATGTCCAATTCTAACCAGCCTTTAGATGAAACTAATCGTCTCGCAGAGACATTTATAGAACCAGAACCTGTTCCATTCTGTGTACCCAACTCTCCATACATGGTTACTGTGTCTCTTAAAGTAAGGGGTGCTTCAATGGACTGTGTAAATGACATTCCACTCACTTCCAAACATGAAAGTATCCCTTTGCTACATTTTAAAACACAATTGACAGTGTgatgtatatatctggtttttGATATGATTGTATATTACCTATCTTCATAGTCATCGTCGTATCTGTTAAAAAGATCCGTAGCATTCACATTAACTGTAATATTGCCCTTAGGATTTGTGTGCTGTTGTagtcttctctcttctctttctctggcTAAGCGTTCATATTCTTCCCTAATCTCTTCAGGAGTTTTAGTGCGTTGCACAATTTCCCAGCCTTCTGTTTCTAATCCTCGAATTCCCACAGAGTCGTAAATAGCTCTCTGATGTGCATCACTCAAAActgttatataaaacatatgttatttatggaaaactaaatacaaaatgtattcatTACATCCTAGACAAACCTTCGTAAGCCTTTTTCGTACGGTTAAATAAAACTTCTGCCTCCTTTTTAAGTACTGGATCCGTATGCTTGTCTGGATGGTAAAGTCTGCTCTGCCTACGATAAGCATTGTTGATTTCTTCAACAGTTGCCTGTAAGCAAAGGCAATATAAACATCTATGAtctttatgaaaaaattattagcatctttcattgtataattttgtGAATTGGAAGAGCTATATTTTGCAGAAAGATTAGGGAAACTAGAGAATGCTCTGTTAACTGGACAAGTCCTTAACGCATAGAATTAATTGTGTACAGATCCTTTTACTAAAATGCACGAATTgttaatgaaaaaggaaaaaaattatGGTCTGATGCTTACATATTAAGACTGAGGCGGATCAAGGCGAGAAAATAAGATCAACAAGAACAAATACAGTTTGGAGTGAAATACGAAATCGTGTAGCAATGATTTGGAATATTACTACAAAAGACCTGATTACATCAGAATCTAGGACAGAGCATGTCACGTGGAGGAGTGCGAATTGATCTCTACTCTTGACCGGAATGAACGAGCGAATTAGCACGGAAAATCAGTTTGCCATGACCACTCACGTTTCTGGCAACGTTCAGAAATGTATAATAATCGTCCTCGATTGGGTTTTCTTGATCATTATCGTCATCCATGTTAATTGCCTAAATTTTTCAGTCAGCGATTTGTTCAGTCTACGAGATCCAATATTTTCCCACGACTCAATCTTCTGCTTCCATAGGTTACGAAAGACTCGGTCGAGAACCGGCTTCTTCTGGTATCGCTACTTTTGCACAGATGGCGTCCCATCAGCCATTTTGTAGCCAATGCGTCGGTAATGTCGGTTTCTACTTGTAGATAAAGTCAGTTCctgtttgttattaaaaatcctttaactatacattttaaattcttttgttaatatccgtgatatgtttttataaatattcaattagaaATAAGCCGCCATAGAAGTTagtcgataaaatatttcaacattataatttagtgaacattgtaaataaataatacattgaataaagaaacgcagaagtagaatggaaaattttgttgcatttcttacaaatcgtcgatagtaaagtattacacgagcttagcaatgaaagtaaataatacgccaaggggttaataaacgcACGCTCATGGTTTTGATACAAAAATTGGTAATTGGTATTTCTAGCGTTAAAGGCAGAAGTATGACACAATGGCTTGCAATGCCTCGTCAGGGAACGTGACCGCGTGTTAGCCGGTTCTGTCTCGGCTGACCATGGCGAACGAGCCACTataaaaagctaataaaactcggAGGGCGAGACGAGGTATGCTCGAAAGAAAGAGCAGCTCAGTGTTCCAGAGTCCGTTTTGCTTTGACATTCCCTAATCAAAACAAGAACTCCCCTTTTCCTTCGGCTTCCTGGAGCTCGTTCGGCCGCTCGTAATTTTTTCCTTTACACGGCTCAAAATATTGTGTTCCAGCGCAACGGTCGCCCCCTTAACTCCACTAATTTATCGGTCCTTCGCCCAGCGTGGCTCGAATGCAACGGATTTCATGGCCCTTAACAATTGAAGGACGTTTataaagaaaaaacaatataaacggGCATcgataaaaacaaatgaaaagagAACGTTTCTTAACGAGCGCTTAAAATGAGACTATAAGTTTGCAGAAAGGTTAAAAAATGTTTGGTAAGAGGCTAGTGTTACCAGGTGAGCGATAACAATCGGAAAAGTAAAACGCTGGCGTTATAACGGATTATTAATCGCGCATGCGACCGCTAATGGTGGCGATAATGTTAAGAGGCGAAGAAACAATCGACCGGATCGGCCGGCGGTATTGTTAAACACGCTCATTGTGCCGGTCTAACAATACACTGTTACAGTGACAACATTCAGGGCCGCGAGTCCTAGTTTTCAATCAACAATCCGTTGCCACCCGTTGAAAAATATCCGGCCACGTTACGAATTTTAAACGCGACGATCGTTATCGAACGATCGCGACCGGTTTCGCGGACGCGGATTACATTAGACGAAATTGCAAAGAGAAATAATCATTCTGACCCTTCGCGGATGAAGATTCTCTAAAGTGTACAGAATCTTCTGCAGATTTTCCGAATTAGATATTGAATGCTGAGAGAATGATCTGTGTACTTCTTGTTTGAGTAGTGAAaccatttgtttgcaacttggtaGTACAAACATGAGAGCTCGCAAAATATTGACAGTCCGAAAAGTCAAAATGGCTCATTTCTAATTCTCTCCTTCGCGATTATCGGAaaggtaaaaatatttctaagaaatcattaaacaaaccactgaagtctcaataaataTACTCTTACTGTcaacaaaaattcaaagaagCTAATTCAACTGTTAGGTAGCTTTAGCGTTAACGCAtcaagtgttaacacgttgactgccacgagaatttctagcgttttgaatagtaatacttattctttaataacaaaggcaaatgatattgaaaatgattattaatgatttagtattacagtagccatattacgctatgatctagctgcttgtgttactaaatatttctatttaaaaacaagtttttcattgcaattgttcttcagcaatttggaagctccgatcatcggcgactcccaagcaaatcgaatacACTTAAATAAACGATGTTTattcagctagatcaacgtgcaataataatgcgattcaatctGTGTATTGTACTCTATAAAATCGTGAGctaatcaacgtgttaatgattcaATTCACTTAAGAATTATCAAACCTTCAAGCTGTATTACCTTACCGAGTTTTAGGTGTTTATTTTTAGGTGTACGTTATCAATGCATAAAATTCGCAGTCTAATCATTATCGTCGCCGACGGACTATGTCGAAATCGTTGGCCGTGTGAAAGTGGCTTTTTCACGCGGTGACCCAGGCGAAGGAATAAAGAAACGCAAGCTGAACATATCCGTTATCAGTATCCTGCCTAAATCACGTAGCCTCATGTTACCCAATCGGCGGCACGTATCGTAGGTTGTTTCTCCGAATCGCTCCTGTAATCGCGTAGGAAGTAATATTGCTCGCAATCAATGGCCTGGCTGCTGGCCGCTGTTTATTCGTCCGGAGATGTGAATCATGAAAATGATTACGAGGCGTGGAAAGAGGCTGGTCCACCCAGTATGAAAATCCGATAGAGAACATTGCACTGcaactgaaaatataatagaattttaaatctctTCTTTGAATCTATTATTCCTACCGCAAATTCTCGGGCGAAAAATAGTTAAAATTGAGAATGAACATTGTTTTTCATAGATctctcattaaccccttgcactctgGAGATGACTCACCACttagtttgatacagtgaaattattaagtttgatggttaatactaaactttgttAACGCACCACTaagtgaaatatcaaagtaaaatacttttggcgtcgtctatattttatcagtgttgaatatttctagtaaaacactttcgagtgcaaagggttaatagtcagcttcaatatcagaataattaaaaatctcaAAAACCTTTGTGTTAAgcaaaaaagagagaaatatccgattcaccCAGGATTTTGGGCTTTATCAGTTCCCAGAAATCAAAAGCTTTTACGAAATACAAAATCATTCTAAACCACATACTAAATATTCTACTCCAGCTCGAAGACGAATAACAAAGAATTCGCATAATCCTCAGCGATGAATACCCTGTCCTTCCCCAGGACAACAGTCCTCGGTCGCGGCAAGGACTCTGGAAGGAAGCGTCTACTGGGCCGGCGCGTGGAGGGTATGCAAGCTGATGCACCAGGTCGATCCTTCGTCCAATAGAGGAGCTTAATGTCACGCAGTCTCCGCCCAAAGTATGGCGACTACTTTTCCTTCCCCTCTGTGCCGCCGTGCGGAACGTCTCTTCCGCTGTGTGCGGCCAATAACACGTCCGATGGATCAATTAGCCGGATACTCTGCACGCGTCCgaattctagaaacaatagccacttgaaaaaacgaaggaaaaccgAGGGGACAGGCGGACCCTGGAATTCCGAAGGTTCCGCTCGACGGTACATCTTCGTTGGCCATTATTTTGCAAAGACAAACTCA
The window above is part of the Nomia melanderi isolate GNS246 chromosome 2, iyNomMela1, whole genome shotgun sequence genome. Proteins encoded here:
- the LOC116425740 gene encoding dnaJ homolog subfamily C member 11; this encodes MDDDNDQENPIEDDYYTFLNVARNATVEEINNAYRRQSRLYHPDKHTDPVLKKEAEVLFNRTKKAYEVLSDAHQRAIYDSVGIRGLETEGWEIVQRTKTPEEIREEYERLAREREERRLQQHTNPKGNITVNVNATDLFNRYDDDYEDSKGILSCLEVSGMSFTQSIEAPLTLRDTVTMYGELGTQNGTGSGSINVSARRLVSSKGWLELDIGAGNGPTVSLKGFRTLTRRLFCDGATILQFTARGIRPGLVGTLAMQLDKHTVGYLTYRAGIQNDMSTMIVRDTSRSYTAFSIHLGILQTFVSLNYTYKMEEKQLKLRGSIKAGTFGMLLEYGAEKKVSRHSSLSAAVRVGVPTGVTLRVKLSRASQSYTFSLHLSDELLPAPVFYATVVPIVTWAVVKKIVIDPVVKERQEREKEKQKEMNKSRMMEKQKEAKIATELMKATVSRIRAEEESKRGLIITKALYGRFVYPQQNRSSSDEHLHRDEVIDVTIPLQCLVKDSKLVLHNASKSQLPGFYDPCVGEEKQLLVQYLFRTHTHECIVKDNAPLRIPLPSHKVNTT